From Triticum aestivum cultivar Chinese Spring chromosome 4A, IWGSC CS RefSeq v2.1, whole genome shotgun sequence, a single genomic window includes:
- the LOC123085833 gene encoding nuclear cap-binding protein subunit 1, whose product MSLCQIHTNQPPTEPNPRAPTETKTLDPSRLLPAPGTSLSATATATAAMSAGWRTLLLRIGDRCPEYGGTADHKEHIEICYNVLSREYEHSKDDIFEFLLQCAEQLPHKIPFFGVLIGLINLENEDFAKGVVDATQANLQDALHTENRDRIRILLRFLCGLMCSKVISPNSIIETYETLLSSAATILDEDAGNASWQPRADFYVYCILASLPWGGSELFEQVPDELERVLVGIQSYISIRRHFDDIAFSVFETDEGNSPNKKDFMEDLWEHMQLLSRNGWKVKSVPKPYLSFEAQLVVGKSHRFHPVSCPPPTFTMSSSEILKGQEKHEANLKYPQRLRRLHIFPTNKAENMQPVDRFVVEEYILDVLLFFNGCRKECAFYLVSLPVSFRYEYLMAETIFSQLLLLPNPPFRPIYYTLVIIDLCKALPAAFPSVVVAAVHALFDRISNMDTECRTRLILWFSHHLSNFQFIWPWQEWANVKGLPKWAPQRVFVQEVLEREIRLSYFEKIKQSIEDAAELEGLLPPKAGPNFRYHTDESKESTEGHRLSKELVSMVRGRKTTRDIILWVEEQIVPANGAKFAVDVVSQTLLDIGSKSFTHLITVLERYGQIISKLCPDEEMQLLLMDEVSAYWKNSTQMTAIAIDRMMGYRLISNLAIVKWVFSPANVDQFHVSDRPWEILRNTVSKTYNRISDLRKEIQTLRKSIQVAKEASAKAIKELEEAKSILEIVEGQPVPSERPGRLRRLQGFADKAKEEEVTIEESLEAKQALLALGLEEGKELLRLLFKSFLDVLTERLPPVSADGDVPNLRAGDPNVTFPASDPEAATMEIDNENGADNNSQVNRENTEAGYTIGELEQWCLCTLGYLKSFSRQYATEIWSHIGMLDDEVFVGSIHPLIRKAAFSGLCRQMNQ is encoded by the exons ATGTCCTTGTGCCAAATCCACACTAACCAGCCTCCCACAGAGCCAAACCCCCGCGCACCGACCGAAACCAAAACCCTCGACCCGAGTCGCCTCCTGCCCGCACCCGGCACCTCtctctccgccaccgccaccgccaccgccgccatgagCGCTGGCTGGAGGACGCTGCTGCTTCGCATCGGCGACAGGTGCCCCGAGTACGGGGGAACCGCCGACCACAAGGAGCACATC GAAATCTGTTACAATGTGCTTTCTCGTGAATATGAACACTCCAAAGATGATATTTTTGAG TTTCTCCTTCAGTGTGCAGAACAATTACCTCACAAGATTCCTTTCTTTGGAGTTTTG ATAGGTTTGATAAATTTAGAAAATGAAGATTTTGCCAAGGGTGTCGTGGATGCAACACAGGCAAACCTACAG GATGCTTTGCATACTGAAAACCGTGATAGGATCAGGATATTGCTGCGGTTTCTCTGTGGCCTG ATGTGCAGCAAAGTTATATCCCCAAATTCCATTATTGAGACATACGAGACACTTTTATCATCTGCTGCAACTATATTGGATGAGGATGCTGGAAATGCTTCTTGGCAACCACGTGCTGATTTTTATGTTTATTGTATTTTGGCTTCCCTTCCATGGGGTGGTTCAGAATTGTTCGAG CAAGTCCCGGATGAACTCGAGAGGGTTCTGGTTGGTATACAGTCTTACATAAGCATCAGAAGGCATTTTGATGATATTGCCTTCTCAGTCTTCGAGACGGATGAAGGCAACTCTCCCAATAAGAAG GATTTCATGGAAGATCTATGGGAGCATATGCAACTTCTTTCTCGTAATGGATGGAAGGTTAAAAGTG TTCCAAAACCTTACTTGTCGTTTGAAGCTCAGTTAGTAGTTGGAAAATCTCACCGTTTCCACCCAGTTAGTTGCCCACCGCCTACTTTCACGATGTCATCTTCTGAGATATTAAAAGGGCAAGAGAAGCATGAAGCCAATCTAAAGTATCCTCAAAGGCTTCGTAGGCTCCATATATTTCCAACAAATAAAGCTGAG AATATGCAACCTGTAGACCGTTTTGTTGTTGAGGAATACATATTGGATGTGCTGCTTTTCTTCAATGGATG TCGCAAAGAATGTGCGTTTTATTTGGTCAGCCTTCCTGTGTCTTTTCGGTATGAATACCTGATGGCTGAGACCATATTTTCGCAG CTACTATTGCTGCCGAATCCACCTTTCAGGCCAATCTACTATACATTGGTTATCATCGATCTTTGCAAG GCTTTGCCAGCTGCATTTCCATCTGTGGTGGTAGCAGCAGTACATGCTCTTTTTGACAGAATAAGTAACATGGATACAGAGTGCCGCACCAGACTTATCCTATGGTTTTCACATCATTT GTCAAATTTTCAATTCATTTGGCCTTGGCAGGAGTGGGCCAATGTGAAGGGCCTACCAAAGTGGGCTCCACAACGTGTTTTTGTCCAAGAAGTACTAGAAAGGGAAATTCGGTTGTCCTATTTCGAGAAAATCAAGCAG AGTATTGAAGATGCTGCTGAGTTAGAAGGGTTGTTACCCCCAAAAGCTGGTCCTAATTTCAGATATCATACAGATGAAAGCAAAGAAAGCACCGAAGGCCACAGGCTATCCAAGGAACTTGTTAGCATGGTTAGAGGAAGGAAGACTACACGTGATATTATTTTGTGGGTTGAGGAACAAATAGTTCCTGCAAATGGGGCCAAATTCGCAGTTGATGTTGTTAGTCAGACACTTCTTGACATTGGTTCAAAAAGTTTCACCCATCTTATCACTGTTTTGGAGAGATATGGTCAAATAATTTCCAAACTGTGCCCAGATGAGGAAATGCAGTTATTGTTGATGGATGAAGTCAGTGCTTACTGGAAGAACAGTACCCAGATGACTGCTATAGCTATTGATAGAATGATGGGTTATCGCTTAATTTCCAACTTGGCTATAGTCAAGTGGGTTTTTTCTCCTGCTAATGTCGATCAATTTCATGTGTCGGATCGTCCATGGGAG ATTCTTAGGAATACTGTTAGTAAGACATACAATCGAATCAGTGATCTTCGGAAGGAAATTCAGACACTGAGGAAAAGTATTCAAGTTGCTAAAGAGGCTAGTGCAAAAGCCATCAAAGAGTTGGAGGAGGCTAAATCAATACTTGAAATCGTAGAGGGCCAACCTGTGCCATCTGAAAGACCAGGCAGGCTGAGACGGCTTCAAGGTTTTGCTGACAAAGCAAAAGAAGAGGAAGTAACTATTGAAGAATCGTTAGAGGCAAAGCAGGCTCTCCTTGCCCTGGGGCTTGAAGAAGGCAAA GAATTGCTTAGGTTATTATTCAAGAGCTTTCTTGATGTGCTTACTGAACGCCTGCCACCTGTTTCTGCTGATGGAGATGTTCCTAACCTACGCGCTGGAGATCCTAATGTAACATTTCCAGCCAGTGATCCTGAAGCGGCAACTATGGAGATAGACAATGAAAATGGAGCAGATAACAATAG TCAAGTGAATCGTGAAAATACGGAAGCTGGTTATACTATTGGAGAGCTTGAGCAATGGTGCCTATGCACATTGGGGTATCTAAAGTCATTTTCTCGACAGTATGCAACA